One window from the genome of Desulforamulus ruminis DSM 2154 encodes:
- a CDS encoding Mor transcription activator family protein codes for MRWENDIMAEDLPEPYSRIVEWVGLENTLKLASELGGRYVYFPKKDVMVRAARDRAICREFTGYNLADLAKKYDLTDNRIREILAEGGMKPKSNPNQVTLLDIITGG; via the coding sequence ATGCGCTGGGAAAATGATATAATGGCTGAAGATTTACCAGAACCTTATTCCCGAATCGTTGAATGGGTTGGCTTGGAAAACACCTTGAAACTGGCCTCTGAACTAGGTGGAAGATATGTTTACTTTCCGAAAAAAGATGTAATGGTCCGGGCAGCCAGGGACCGTGCCATTTGCCGCGAATTCACCGGTTATAACTTGGCGGATCTTGCAAAAAAATACGATCTAACAGATAATCGGATTCGGGAAATACTGGCGGAAGGCGGTATGAAACCAAAGTCAAATCCTAACCAGGTTACTCTTTTGGACATCATTACTGGTGGATAA